From Spirochaetota bacterium, a single genomic window includes:
- a CDS encoding pyruvate formate lyase family protein, translating to MEEVLKTKDAPDKSIKELEKNREWWWMAEKKRSKRLDYLRKAVWKKGAIGGVYAPGLKLDLEKPYLSTESWKENEDDPIMLRRAKALSHVLDNITIFITDHAQIMGYLGSAPHNQMWNQEVASMFNEQYYNTRGSIPEPVEESLKVMAEINNYWAGKTELDKVIRLIPPEDAVKVFSGAVMWGVPITGGYSTKDWDYIFSKGFQGIYNDIQDRIEGAEERLSGTPHPDLIPLYDRLPNWEAMQIALDASIRFAKRYARLARILAENFETDSKRKEELLRIAETCEWVPANPPRNLQESFQFDHFVQVIIRLETIEGAWPARPDYYHGPYYDKDVNIEKRITKEEAIDLIGEFMIRCSETGFIGPSWAQEGVQGVPTTAVWTIGGVKPDGTDACNDLTTAFLETARLVRVANPTFGFRWHPQVKDGVMREVFECIRHGLGYPSIRNDPVLISNAMHWHNHPLEEARLWVHQACMSPCPPTKHGCQPFRMANTTLNTSKMIEYALHNGYDQVLNMQMGPKTGDPREFSSFEELFEAWVKQMKWMMNIAVRVVNLGRVKSSENYGRPLLSAIYERSVESGLDANSPEGERGNAWVTYFTWVENADSLAAVKKFIFDEKKYTMSELLDALEKNWEGKEKMRLDFVKNAPKWGNDDDYVDEIMVRCLREVAKQSREMRCPSGNTWPALPENVSGNIHFSYMVHALPNGRKLGDALYDGGISPGPGLDKKGPTAILKSCGKINHISDGRAFLLNQRLSPTQLSGEKGYQLWKAYMKTWADLGLDHVQFNMVDDATLRAAQKDPEQYQEVIVRVAGYSAHFVDISRKTQDNIIQRTIQGLG from the coding sequence ATGGAAGAAGTATTAAAGACAAAAGACGCGCCAGATAAGAGTATTAAGGAGCTTGAGAAGAATAGGGAATGGTGGTGGATGGCTGAGAAGAAGAGGTCAAAGAGGCTAGACTACCTGAGGAAGGCTGTATGGAAAAAGGGGGCAATAGGGGGGGTCTATGCCCCAGGACTTAAATTGGATCTTGAGAAGCCATACTTATCCACAGAATCATGGAAAGAGAATGAAGATGACCCCATTATGCTGAGGAGGGCTAAAGCATTGTCTCATGTTCTGGATAACATAACTATCTTTATTACAGATCATGCTCAGATAATGGGCTATTTGGGAAGTGCACCACATAACCAGATGTGGAATCAAGAGGTGGCAAGCATGTTTAACGAGCAGTACTACAACACCAGGGGGTCTATTCCAGAGCCAGTGGAAGAATCCCTAAAGGTTATGGCTGAGATTAATAATTACTGGGCTGGCAAGACGGAACTGGATAAGGTGATAAGATTGATCCCACCTGAGGATGCTGTTAAGGTGTTCAGTGGAGCTGTAATGTGGGGTGTTCCTATTACTGGGGGTTATTCCACAAAGGATTGGGATTACATTTTCAGTAAAGGATTTCAAGGGATATACAATGATATTCAGGATAGAATAGAGGGTGCTGAGGAGAGACTTTCCGGAACACCTCATCCAGATTTAATTCCTCTGTATGATCGTCTTCCAAATTGGGAAGCGATGCAGATTGCATTGGATGCAAGCATCAGGTTTGCAAAACGCTATGCAAGATTGGCTAGGATATTAGCAGAAAATTTTGAGACAGACTCAAAGCGTAAGGAAGAACTCTTGAGGATTGCCGAAACATGTGAGTGGGTGCCGGCAAATCCACCGAGGAATCTGCAGGAATCCTTTCAGTTCGATCACTTTGTGCAGGTAATTATTAGACTAGAGACTATTGAGGGTGCATGGCCCGCGCGTCCAGATTATTATCATGGGCCATATTACGATAAGGATGTGAATATTGAAAAGAGGATTACCAAGGAGGAGGCGATTGACCTTATAGGTGAGTTTATGATCCGCTGCTCTGAAACAGGATTTATTGGCCCTAGCTGGGCGCAGGAGGGGGTTCAGGGCGTCCCAACTACCGCTGTTTGGACAATAGGTGGCGTAAAGCCTGATGGGACTGATGCCTGCAATGATTTGACCACAGCCTTCTTGGAGACAGCTAGACTAGTGCGTGTGGCTAATCCGACCTTTGGATTTAGATGGCATCCACAGGTAAAGGATGGGGTGATGAGGGAGGTCTTTGAATGCATACGTCACGGATTGGGATATCCAAGCATACGGAACGATCCTGTCCTTATAAGCAATGCTATGCATTGGCATAATCATCCCCTAGAAGAAGCAAGGTTGTGGGTGCATCAGGCTTGCATGTCGCCTTGTCCGCCGACCAAGCATGGATGTCAGCCCTTTCGTATGGCGAATACTACGTTAAATACATCAAAGATGATTGAATATGCTCTTCATAACGGCTATGATCAGGTGCTTAATATGCAGATGGGACCAAAGACAGGAGATCCTCGGGAGTTCAGCAGTTTTGAAGAGTTGTTCGAGGCTTGGGTGAAGCAGATGAAATGGATGATGAATATTGCGGTTCGTGTGGTCAATCTTGGGCGGGTCAAGAGTTCGGAGAATTATGGACGCCCATTATTGTCTGCAATATATGAAAGATCAGTAGAAAGCGGATTGGATGCGAACAGCCCGGAGGGGGAGAGAGGCAATGCTTGGGTAACATATTTCACTTGGGTTGAGAATGCCGATAGCTTAGCTGCTGTTAAAAAATTTATTTTTGATGAGAAGAAATATACAATGAGTGAGTTGTTAGACGCTTTGGAGAAGAACTGGGAAGGGAAGGAAAAGATGCGGTTAGATTTTGTGAAAAATGCGCCTAAGTGGGGAAATGATGATGATTATGTGGATGAGATAATGGTGAGGTGTTTGAGGGAGGTAGCGAAACAATCAAGGGAGATGAGGTGTCCTTCCGGGAACACATGGCCGGCATTGCCTGAAAATGTTAGCGGTAACATTCACTTCTCATACATGGTGCACGCTTTGCCCAATGGCAGGAAGCTTGGTGATGCGTTATACGATGGCGGCATATCGCCGGGCCCTGGATTAGATAAAAAGGGTCCAACAGCAATTTTGAAGTCATGTGGAAAGATCAATCATATTAGCGATGGGAGGGCCTTTCTGTTGAATCAGCGTCTTTCCCCGACACAGCTTTCTGGTGAGAAGGGGTATCAGTTATGGAAGGCTTACATGAAGACATGGGCTGATCTTGGTCTTGATCATGTGCAGTTCAACATGGTAGATGACGCCACCCTTCGGGCAGCTCAGAAGGATCCTGAGCAGTATCAGGAGGTAATTGTGCGGGTAGCAGGGTATAGCGCTCACTTTGTGGACATCAGCCGCAAAACGCAGGATAATATAATTCAAAGAACAATTCAAGGATTAGGGTAG
- the dctP gene encoding TRAP transporter substrate-binding protein DctP translates to MKMGKKRIIVIFLLGLLLVGYSFSILKAKKNPKYVWKWASLAQDTVEAITIITVDLTQSILKATDGDVKCVWYMGGIMGDEEDYVTKMRIGQLHGAMITGTANASVCPGICVMELPFLFENVDEARYVQNKLRPKICKIAEKNGFKVLMLLTLDEHFYSVKYPMRNPQDFQKSKILTWHGPLEVEVLKALGASPIPVNVPEVVPSMRAGVVDGAISPSGWWLAAQLYTITKYINPLTIRYDQGVFLIVNKEWNKLPLNQRKNLEKMWRRYEKTFVIQMDKIMMDAYKGMVGYGCTEVKMTPKEIEVFRKRTRPVWDKMAGKEYPRELLNEVLSHLKQYRGKKGGSKG, encoded by the coding sequence ATGAAAATGGGGAAAAAACGAATAATAGTTATCTTTTTGTTAGGATTGCTTCTTGTTGGGTATAGCTTTTCGATCTTGAAGGCGAAAAAGAATCCAAAGTATGTATGGAAATGGGCTTCTTTAGCACAGGATACAGTTGAAGCAATTACCATTATTACTGTAGATTTAACACAGAGTATTTTAAAGGCTACTGATGGGGATGTTAAATGTGTTTGGTACATGGGTGGTATAATGGGGGATGAGGAGGATTATGTTACTAAAATGAGGATAGGCCAGCTTCATGGCGCAATGATTACAGGAACCGCTAATGCGTCAGTTTGTCCTGGTATTTGTGTAATGGAACTACCCTTTCTCTTCGAAAATGTGGATGAAGCGCGATATGTTCAAAATAAATTAAGACCGAAAATATGTAAAATAGCTGAAAAGAATGGATTTAAGGTGTTAATGTTGCTGACGCTGGATGAACATTTTTATTCAGTGAAATATCCAATGAGGAATCCTCAGGATTTTCAGAAAAGCAAAATCTTAACATGGCATGGCCCGCTAGAGGTGGAGGTATTAAAGGCTCTTGGCGCAAGCCCAATCCCTGTAAATGTTCCTGAGGTTGTGCCTTCTATGAGAGCAGGTGTAGTAGATGGAGCGATATCGCCATCAGGCTGGTGGTTGGCTGCGCAACTCTATACGATCACTAAGTATATAAATCCTCTTACAATTAGATATGATCAAGGTGTATTTCTAATTGTAAACAAAGAGTGGAATAAACTCCCCCTTAATCAGAGGAAAAATTTGGAAAAGATGTGGCGTAGATACGAGAAGACATTTGTCATACAAATGGACAAAATTATGATGGATGCCTATAAAGGGATGGTTGGTTATGGTTGCACTGAGGTGAAGATGACTCCGAAAGAGATTGAAGTCTTTAGGAAGAGGACCAGGCCTGTCTGGGATAAGATGGCAGGGAAGGAGTATCCGAGGGAACTCTTAAATGAGGTTCTAAGTCATTTGAAACAATATAGGGGAAAAAAGGGGGGTAGTAAGGGATAG
- a CDS encoding radical SAM protein, producing MPYSVYLDKEKCKRCGTCSKLVNCPSIEESACIGCGACILACPFDARILEEKPREREITIRIDDNSYKVPERISIKEALTMTGHKNAILPGTQELSTACGIGACMSCAIEINDKVMPGCVTSVKEGMNIKTELPKDYVPRRRIMFLSGPAGIPQVEAVCFTVGCNFICSQCINSFITYNGKAEIFTPQEAAHRLTMTKRMIGVNRTLITGGECTLNRPWLIQYLSELTRLDPDPSSRILVDTNGSLLTNSYVDEIVETGATDISIDLKGLQLDTFIKITGLKDSHMAERYKRTAWEAVKYISHNYKDKISLSVSIPYNNELISLSEFNDIGLRLLESDPSIQVGIISYYGAFKSKNMQPPSSKEMKKAHRILRDVGLKNVFAKTMEGFIKPSGEFMPTKGPY from the coding sequence ATGCCTTATTCCGTTTATCTAGATAAAGAAAAATGCAAACGATGCGGCACATGCAGCAAGCTAGTAAACTGCCCAAGCATTGAGGAGTCGGCCTGTATCGGTTGTGGAGCCTGTATTTTAGCCTGTCCCTTTGATGCTAGAATTTTAGAAGAGAAGCCAAGGGAGAGGGAAATAACCATTAGAATAGACGACAATTCATATAAAGTACCAGAGCGAATAAGTATAAAAGAGGCCCTTACTATGACAGGACATAAAAACGCTATCCTGCCTGGAACTCAAGAGTTATCTACAGCCTGCGGCATTGGTGCGTGCATGAGCTGCGCTATTGAGATCAATGATAAGGTTATGCCTGGATGCGTCACATCGGTGAAAGAGGGAATGAACATCAAAACAGAACTCCCAAAGGATTATGTTCCCAGGAGGAGGATCATGTTCTTATCAGGACCTGCCGGGATTCCCCAAGTTGAGGCGGTCTGTTTTACTGTAGGATGCAATTTTATATGTTCCCAATGTATCAACTCATTTATTACTTATAATGGAAAAGCAGAAATTTTCACTCCTCAGGAGGCGGCTCACAGACTAACCATGACCAAAAGGATGATTGGTGTAAACAGAACGCTTATTACTGGTGGAGAATGCACACTGAACAGACCATGGCTAATCCAGTATTTAAGCGAACTCACAAGACTCGATCCTGATCCAAGTTCCCGCATTCTCGTTGATACAAATGGTTCATTGCTTACTAATAGTTATGTTGACGAGATAGTAGAGACCGGCGCGACTGATATCTCAATAGACCTCAAGGGTTTGCAGCTAGATACCTTCATTAAAATCACAGGACTAAAAGACTCTCACATGGCGGAAAGATACAAAAGAACCGCATGGGAAGCGGTTAAGTATATCTCCCACAATTATAAAGACAAAATATCACTCAGTGTTAGCATACCCTATAACAACGAACTAATCTCATTAAGCGAGTTTAACGACATAGGACTCAGACTTCTGGAAAGCGATCCCTCTATTCAAGTCGGGATTATTTCATATTATGGCGCATTTAAGAGCAAAAATATGCAACCACCTTCATCCAAGGAGATGAAAAAGGCTCATAGGATTCTAAGAGATGTTGGACTCAAGAATGTTTTTGCCAAGACAATGGAAGGATTCATTAAACCCTCAGGTGAATTTATGCCGACAAAGGGACCTTATTAG
- the hxlA gene encoding 3-hexulose-6-phosphate synthase, producing the protein MSKTNDIPPVQIALDLINLPQALQIAEEAVKGGVTWIESGTPLIKAEGMESVRALRDKFPNLTIVADMKTMDAGSVEVEMAAKSGAKVVLILGVSPDSMIREAVLAGKKYGVKIGTDLIATNDPVKRAVELEQLGVDIINIHVGLDQQVLGMNPIELVQRVSEACSSNVLIAAAGGLNSETAVKAFQAGADIIIAGGALYKAENPEESARRIIESLKKGIPLKTDKFRKYDTDHLAEAFNIVSTANVSDAMHRTGEMNGLRPVWEGSPDKPLKFSGPATTVRTYSGDWSKPVTAIDHCKPGDVLVIDSCGSKIACWGELATHSCISKGVVAVIIDGAARDIDDIRKIQFPVFARHFTPTAGEPKGFGEINAAIECGGRRVEPGDWIIGDESGIVIVPHKHAMEIANRSIDVNEKENRIREEIRRGSTLGQTTYLKKWDVKK; encoded by the coding sequence ATATCTAAGACTAATGACATACCTCCCGTACAAATAGCATTAGATCTCATAAATCTGCCACAAGCCCTACAGATTGCAGAAGAGGCTGTCAAGGGCGGAGTAACCTGGATTGAATCTGGAACACCTCTCATAAAAGCTGAAGGAATGGAATCCGTTAGGGCGCTTCGAGACAAATTTCCGAATTTAACAATAGTTGCAGACATGAAGACCATGGATGCAGGCTCAGTTGAGGTTGAAATGGCAGCGAAATCGGGAGCGAAGGTTGTTTTAATTTTGGGAGTCTCTCCGGATTCCATGATTCGCGAGGCTGTGCTTGCAGGCAAAAAATATGGCGTTAAAATCGGCACAGACCTGATCGCAACAAATGATCCTGTTAAACGCGCAGTTGAACTCGAACAACTAGGCGTTGATATAATAAACATCCACGTTGGGCTTGATCAACAGGTTCTTGGGATGAATCCGATTGAACTCGTTCAAAGGGTATCTGAAGCATGCAGTTCAAATGTGCTCATTGCCGCGGCAGGGGGACTAAACAGCGAGACTGCGGTAAAAGCCTTTCAAGCCGGAGCAGATATAATCATAGCAGGTGGGGCTCTCTATAAAGCAGAGAATCCTGAAGAATCCGCGAGAAGAATCATAGAATCTCTTAAAAAGGGAATACCCCTAAAGACCGATAAATTTCGCAAATATGATACAGATCATCTAGCTGAAGCATTCAACATAGTTAGCACAGCAAACGTTTCAGATGCAATGCACAGGACTGGCGAAATGAATGGGCTAAGGCCAGTGTGGGAAGGATCGCCAGATAAACCTCTCAAGTTTTCCGGCCCTGCCACAACCGTAAGGACCTATTCAGGAGACTGGAGTAAACCGGTTACCGCAATTGATCATTGTAAACCCGGTGATGTGCTTGTTATTGATTCCTGCGGTAGCAAAATTGCATGCTGGGGGGAGTTGGCTACCCACTCATGTATCAGCAAGGGTGTCGTTGCTGTAATCATCGATGGAGCTGCCCGAGATATTGACGATATAAGGAAAATTCAATTTCCTGTATTTGCCAGACACTTCACCCCAACCGCCGGCGAACCTAAAGGATTCGGTGAAATAAATGCAGCAATCGAATGCGGGGGACGAAGGGTTGAACCGGGAGATTGGATAATCGGCGATGAGAGTGGGATCGTAATTGTTCCACATAAACATGCTATGGAAATTGCAAATCGGTCGATTGATGTTAATGAAAAGGAGAATCGAATTCGGGAGGAGATAAGGCGCGGCAGCACGCTTGGACAGACTACATATCTTAAAAAATGGGATGTAAAAAAATGA